CCCACCTGAAGGAACGCGGTCACGACAAGGCCTTCTACCAGCTGTGCACGCATATGGAGCCGGCCTATCACCAGCTCGAATTCGACCTGCGCAGCTACCTCGTCTTGCTCGAAGCGACCGGTGAGCGGCCGTGGGCACCAGCCGACGGGGCGCCCTGAGCGCGAGGCGGCCCAAGCAGGGGCGTCTTACTTTGATAAAGCGCCGCCCCTACAATCGGCGCCATGTCGGATAACGCCTCGCCCCACACCACGCACATCGAACGCCTCGCCGAGGTGGTCGCGTTGCCGATCGGGCGTTGGGATGCCTCCGGGCGTCTGGTGTTCTGCAACACGCCCTATGTGCAGTGGGCCGGCCGGCCGCGCGAAGTGCTGCTTGGCCATACGCTGGCCGAGCTCTTCGGCGAAGTTGCCTGGAACGCCGCGAGGCCGGCGTTCGAGCGCGCCTTCGCGCGTGGCGAGACGACCAGCTACGAACGCCTCCTGACGCATGCGCCGCACACGCCGCGCTGGGCACGCATGCAGGTCTTTCCGGATATCGAAGACGGCGTGGTGGTATCGGTGTTCACGATCGCCACCGACATCCATGAAGACGTGATCGCGCGCGAGGCGCTGATCGCTGCGCGGGTGCGGCTCGACCGCTTCACCGAGAACATCCCGAATCCGCTCATCTACCTCGACCGCGAAGGTGTGCTGCGCTTCGCCAACAAGGCCTACCGCGAGGCCTGCGGCAAACCGGCCGAGGCGATCATCGACCATCACCTGCGTACCGTGCGCGGCGAGGCAGTCTGGCTTGAACACCGGCCGTACATCGAACGCGCCCTGTCGGGCGAGACGGTTCACTACTCGCGCCTGGTCGAAGGGTTGACGCACGGCCCGCGCTGGCTGCGTACCAGCTTCGTGCCGGACTTTGACCATGACGGCACGGTACTTGGGCTCTACACCGTGACGATCGACGTGCACGACCTCACCGTCGCGCAGGAACAGCTACGCCGCAGTGTCGAGCGCGACGCGCTGACCGACGTGCTGAGCCGCCGCACGATGATGGCGCGCATCGATCTCGCGCTGGCGGCGCCTTCAACGGTGCCGGTCGCGCTGTTCTTCGTCGACCTCGACGGCTTCAAGTCGGTGAACGACGAGTTTGGCCACGGCGTCGGCGACGAACTGCTGGTGCGCGTGGGCGCGGCCTTGCAGGCCGGCGTGCGCGCGGTCGACGCGGTCGGCCGCTTTGGTGGTGACGAATTCCTGGTGCTCGCCGAAGTGCGCGACGCCGCCGGGGCGGAGCAGCTCGCGCAACATCTGCTCGCGGCGATCCGAGACGCGACCGCCTTGGGCCCCCTCGCCGGCCGCGTCAGCGCCAGCATCGGCTATGCGCTGGCGCCCGCCGACGCCACCCAGCCGATGCGCCTGCTGCAACGCGCCGACGAAGCGATGTACGCCGCCAAGCGCATGGGCAAGAACCGCGTGATGCACGCGGTCGCGGCGCCGCCCGGGGTGCGCGGGGTCTAGCGCAGCCGGTTCAGGGCTGCTGCAGCATGAACTGGGTGAAGAACACTTCCTTCACGCCGTTCTTGCGGGTGGTGCCGAGCGTCTTGTTGACCGAGGCGAGGATCTGCTCGGCCAGTTCGGTCTTGCCTTCCGCGGTGCGCAGCTTCTCCGGTTCCTGCCCGGCGATGATCTTGATGATGTCGTGCTGCAGCTGGGGCTTGTAGGCGTCGATCGCGTGGTTCGCCTCGGCGTTGGCGCCTTCGAGCACGATCTGCGTCTGCAGCACCGTGCCGCCGCGGCCGGTCTTGCCGACGTTAACGACAAAGGGCATCGGTGCCGGGCCGGCGGCGCCACCGCCACCGTGATCGTTGGCGTCTGCCCCGGTCACCGGCAGAAGCAGGACCACGGCAACCAAGGCCATGGCGGAAAGC
This region of Niveibacterium umoris genomic DNA includes:
- a CDS encoding flagellar basal body-associated FliL family protein, giving the protein MSCTTRLSSLSAMALVAVVLLLPVTGADANDHGGGGAAGPAPMPFVVNVGKTGRGGTVLQTQIVLEGANAEANHAIDAYKPQLQHDIIKIIAGQEPEKLRTAEGKTELAEQILASVNKTLGTTRKNGVKEVFFTQFMLQQP
- a CDS encoding sensor domain-containing diguanylate cyclase, giving the protein MSDNASPHTTHIERLAEVVALPIGRWDASGRLVFCNTPYVQWAGRPREVLLGHTLAELFGEVAWNAARPAFERAFARGETTSYERLLTHAPHTPRWARMQVFPDIEDGVVVSVFTIATDIHEDVIAREALIAARVRLDRFTENIPNPLIYLDREGVLRFANKAYREACGKPAEAIIDHHLRTVRGEAVWLEHRPYIERALSGETVHYSRLVEGLTHGPRWLRTSFVPDFDHDGTVLGLYTVTIDVHDLTVAQEQLRRSVERDALTDVLSRRTMMARIDLALAAPSTVPVALFFVDLDGFKSVNDEFGHGVGDELLVRVGAALQAGVRAVDAVGRFGGDEFLVLAEVRDAAGAEQLAQHLLAAIRDATALGPLAGRVSASIGYALAPADATQPMRLLQRADEAMYAAKRMGKNRVMHAVAAPPGVRGV